The following coding sequences lie in one Haematobia irritans isolate KBUSLIRL chromosome 3, ASM5000362v1, whole genome shotgun sequence genomic window:
- the Elys gene encoding AT hook containing transcription factor 1 homolog isoform X2, producing the protein MQWYDIEVDGRQTVKFADNIYLPLLRSPSLSPTEEEPLIEKKLGGILRRGEWAWLARNSLLQIVSLRNGQAISTYEFCESQGYVNCCIKHVEELFPNDPNIIVVAVILENFHVPSGGGSFVVLYSIEMGSVLSTIELSLHATCARFLDAKACKRTLLQNFDGCLAIGSEEGVIVLLDMNMTKLNRLELQVSDGAFNRSHIVDYSLPLTDIHRNYRQCQQDGITFGLQLEVIESPCSIQCLQSIDLIMGLAVGLEDGRLALYDLTELQIFYIARPTPEIAMSPLVKIDYLEPPDDPRPCLYLWALHENGENLHAILHNLMYEKRVMEEQINEDDGQHYFETFLASNVRLQLPLEATKSEALACQAISSLCCNGEDDSNCLCFISWYSVLEEKNKLLIFDLNQWYKEEMPFALEYGQQPSYLAGYILNGECNGLHTYIHSQSITHFNSMQRFEEHFYPNSLSFECSLLHTEGSRRYCWEGAQNRLINLLRVSNASIFLEPNDCFNEILRTRLLPQFTEMNLNSTFSKQAKYEIMLSTALENNCVSLLKDCAKSWIDGSFMGDFAVSTGLSLSTLTDWIWKRATDIKARCNDLCKGLFEFGGYPLDHREQKELCFITRQLKLLQDILADTLTIARKQIPEKVFSSLENNYNTLRMATNYQELLLWLLNIGLLPEASPFSSQVNSQHDLVPYPYNELKDFYKKKRSYFSKINENFISSKTGSCRLLYIDAFIDHTCKGNALREFWLENDGDGLYPPTSIEAMLRVMLVPELDYENKYAILLYFFLDMNMAIDEEAYKGVVANFIKFPSVFKLSAALIKTVQSFWNLDHDQFLPAVEEFISPFNKMQSYPQWLVELLIESLLTQNSANLALRILESQPSLISPMLKLKTLLANQLISEAFHFVRSKNDEHLLEIFFTCCLCNGQFGIIRDLALSENEGIILQNILKRSKAPGAESLHFVYLLQKSKYIEAVSYMDELSAKPKSIRNSLNHHNMGAAHMETPNMVLSAFNTTMTPVTQGLTDVYFRIKNKIKKKDVDNKSPVPLSCQLIKQNANSLLGGIYHSSALSAHFATYYWGEMEEEQRRNGAKHLLSSNNAPFLRRPQNETNYFDFLDKKNVSYPQAYKVREKRNLVESELLLNDEDQLEKQKLENQMNPKKKRRLIGQEIVDDLTQFMKLNKPKSLQLSASDFKFSEKPSESNREEQEQQQQESLKSMDILTRPLKIKHFQKNQEDHQRDSPTEIHGILKSNTLVEGAVPGAPEEEKYLRFRLPSIDLNDSMVEKEKENEEDEVEEMVVDKECESSKPDNGLITSNKVTRSVSIDSNKSSVSSSNASEENFYSPLSSHNNSKLDTSTLSRCSYTSGPKPRRPITRLSTEIEKELEIRKSAEKEIEKPDSLAVEPEESREKKTEATKNLSKGESSMEPSKEEYDTAHDSSNFVLNIFSRKHLASISGNLETSENITNPSAYVTAFDKLSHVTTKTDHVISKASSGFGSISASSTLTSGSQFLPKVSSSKVGTTPLEKSEGKKSSSTEKSSQCITVQGSYESNVFAIPSKPAKANIISQKSSEDPRRSNSPEKLAECSTVLGSFDYTSSVGSNNIFAMPSEVAHVAKPTEEQKKHMLDTTLGMSTYDFSVLDSTSVQQSKSSLMVTANEFSERKDETSKSPLSIVATAKDKEDLKKKEEEDESGKSVGSSEFQKDQEQPMEITEDEVKEENVADVIDKNDESSNESEAKPKRAIGDLLDSSDDDDCIVLSSSSSYIDDNDYGRPFELRESDNECALKGEHGDISSERSFDTGEYEGYADEMGDDDDDDNEDEDGDGDEEDEAPDNEESESMDPSDRGVVDDSNQISDIVEVIDDSSEATNTEQNMVYPDESNSVDVKLLDDSSSSNSNKESEQIVSTTITDTKTTKTSKEIGKQEMENMEANIKTTTFNISEIKSGDISIPNPSTEMQASTAKELEEKNSELPLNTTENKEVLESDSAKLEKEDFKSMKDDRSSDSMQSPKVEEESTEVIRDSEDIVDTSKTLETTEEEQITLRIEDGDSMDVPEEKEISNSEKVNEEEDAKVAETISKGKRTRRISVTLDSAVASPRRSTRGTSVPPLDLQQSAVVSSPRRTTRGISMPPADIETKTSTRRSVRATSVTPADVESPSIAVVKSQAASSSSSRRSIRGTSVPPIEVGDVVASPRLRTTRGISVPPQSVAESESTPGTTPSRRRSLRASSLQPKYKMDEESAIENEGTPSKREKLKDSEDPDTETRTKRGTSVPPPSGKVSTRRRSIMLDAINEDATAPLDSPSAHTRFRSRLNSNDSELDTSVVSNDQPPPTTQLKRSRRLSLSGSAAELPLTPKLTRRNSVSSQQEVTGILTPTRALKGRSILSVPEEGESKESSETPRKKAVKRKVSTDENPEEKNREPEDEGESESSKKRSSPKTAEESESTYSSSRRLTRTQLAMMEKSNILTQSSDMDNLSKDDSPTNSKRSTRGRPRSTANASHESDDAESVSSKRSNTSSATGTKRRITRKSARDKEDHEDDKVSVASSMGSDKNIRSRRSKDKGSPSSVLSAIPEDVPVESKKRGRPSTKH; encoded by the exons ttatCGAAAGTCCTTGTTCCATACAATGCCTGCAATCTATCGATTTAATAATGGGCTTGGCCGTGGGTTTAGAAGATGGCCGTTTAGCATTGTACGATTTGACagaattacaaatattttatatagctcGACCAACCCCAGAAATAGCTATGTCACCATTGGTTAAAATCGATTACCTTGAACCACCAGATGATCCAAGGCCATGTCTGTATTTGTGGGCCCTTCATGAAAATGGTGAAAATCTACATGCAATACTGCACAATTTAATGTATGAGAAACGTGTAATGGAGGAGCAAATCAATGAAGATGATGGACAACATTATTTTGAG ACCTTTTTAGCAAGTAATGTTCGTTTGCAATTGCCTTTGGAagcaacaaaaagtgaagctttAGCTTGCCAAGCTATTTCCTCACTATGTTGCAATGGTGAAGATGATTCCAATTGTTTGTGTTTTATATCATGGTATTCGGTGctggaagagaaaaataaattattgatatttgATTTGAATCAATGGTATAAAGAGGAAATGCCCTTTGCCTTGGAATATGGACAACAGCCTAGTTATCTGGCGGGTTATATACTCAATGGCGAGTGTAATGGCCTACATACTTATATTCATTCCCAGAGTATAACACATTTCAATTCCATGCAAAGATTTGAGGAGCATTTCTATCCCAACTCTTTGAGTTTTG aatgttCCCTATTACATACAGAGGGCTCAAGACGCTATTGTTGGGAAGGAGCACAAAATAGATTAATAAATCTCTTGAGAGTCAGTAATGCTTCAATATTTCTGGAACCTAATGATTGTTTCAATGAAATTCTACGTACCCGCCTTTTACCACAATTTACCGAAATGAATTTGAATTCCACATTTTCCAAG caagcaaaatatgaaataatgctTTCCACAGCATTGGAGAATAATTGTGTGAGCTTATTGAAAGATTGTGCCAAATCTTGGATTGATGGTAGCTTTATGGGAGATTTTGCAGTTTCAACGG GTCTTTCGTTATCAACATTGACCGATTGGATATGGAAGAGAGCAACTGATATTAAGGCCAGATGCAATGATTTATGCAAAGGTTTATTTGAATTTGGTGGCTATCCTTTGGATCACAGGGAACAGAAAGAATTGTGTTTTATAACACGACAACTAAAGCTTCTTCAAGATATATTGGCAGATACCTTAACAATCGCTCGAAAACAAATACCAGAAAAAG TTTTTTCCAGTCTAGAGAATAATTACAATACATTACGTATGGCTACCAATTATCAAGAATTACTTTTATGGCTATTGAATATAGGCCTGTTACCTGAAGCATCGCCATTCAGTAGTCAAGTAAATAGCCAACATGATTTGGTACCTTATCCCTATAATGAACTCAaggatttctataagaaaaaacgtTCTTACTTTtcgaaaattaatgaaaattttatttcatccaaAACGGGTAGTTGTCGTTTGTTATACATTGATGCCTTCATTGATCATACCTGTAAGGGTAATGCTTTAAGAGAATTTTGGCTTGAAAATGATGGCGATGGTTTGTATCCGCCCACTTCAATAGAGGCCATGCTTCGTGTGATGTTGGTACCCGAATtggattatgaaaataaatatgccATATTGTTGTATTTCTTTTTGGATATGAATATGGCCATTGATGAGGAGGCCTATAAGGGTGTTGtggcaaatttcataaaattcccTAGTGTGTTTAAACTTTCAGCAGCTTTGATAAAAACAGTGCAATCTTTTTGGAATCTAGATCATGATCAATTTTTG ccTGCTGTAGAGGAATTCATTTCGCCTTTTAATAAAATGCAATCTTATCCCCAATGGCTAGTGGAATTATTGATTGAATCTTTACTCACCCAAAATTCTGCCAACTTGGCTTTACGCATACTGGAATCACAGCCTTCATTAATCTCGCCAATGCTTAAATTAAAAACCCTACTAGCCAATCAATTAATATCGGAAGCATTTCATTTTGTACGTTCCAAAAATGATGAAcatttattggaaatatttttcaccTGCTGTTTATGCAATGGCCAATTCGGTATTATAAGAGATTTGGCTCTTAGCGAGAATGAGGGTATAATTCTGCAGAATATATTAAAACGTAGTAAGGCCCCAGGAGCGGAAAGTTTGCATTTTGTTTATCTATTACAAAAGTCGAAATACATTGAAGCTGTGTCCTATATGGATGAGTTGTCGGCCAAACCGAAATCTATAAGAAACTCTCTAAATCACCACAATATGGGTGCAGCACATATGGAAACACCCAATATGGTATTATCGGCCTTTAATACCACCATGACTCCAGTTACCCAAGGTCTAACGGATGTCTATTTTCGTATtaagaataaaataaagaaaaaggaTGTGGACAATAAATCTCCTGTGCCTCTGAGTTGTCAATTGATAAAGCAAAATGCTAATAGCTTGCTAGGCGGTATATATCATAGTTCAGCTTTAAGTGCTCATTTTGCCACATACTATTGGGGAGAGATGGAAGAGGAGCAAAGAAGAAACGGAGCCAAACATTTGTTGAGCTCAAATAATGCTCCATTTCTGAGAAGACCACAAAATGAAACAaactattttgattttttggacaagaaaaacgtTTCCTATCCCCAAGCATATAAAGTCCGGGAGAAACGTAATCTAGTCGAAAGCGAATTGCTGCTAAATGATGAGGATCAATTGGAAAAACAGAAGTTGGAAAATCAAATGAATCCCAAGAAAAAGAGACGTTTAATAGGTCAGGAAATAGTGGATGACTTGACACAATTTATGAAACTGAATAAACCCAAGTCCTTACAATTATCGGCCAGTGATTTCAAATTCAGTGAGAAGCCTTCTGAATCCAATAGGGAGGAGCAGGAGCAACAGCAACAAGAGTCATTGAAATCCATGGATATATTAACCAGACCTCTGAAAATCAAACACTTCCAAAAGAATCAAGAGGATCATCAGCGTGATTCACCTACAGAAATTCATGGAATTTTGAAATCTAACACCTTGGTGGAAGGAGCGGTGCCAGGAGCTCCAGAGGAAGAAAAGTATTTACGTTTTAGACTACCTTCAATCGATTTAAATGACTCTATGGTGGAAAAAGAAAAGGAAAACGAAGAGGATGAAGTCGAGGAAATGGTTGTGGATAAAGAGTGTGAATCATCAAAACCAGATAATGGGCTTATAACATCCAATAAAGTTACTCGCTCCGTGTCAATAGATTCCAATAAGAGTTCTGTTAGTTCCAGTAATGCCTCAGAGGAGAACTTTTACTCACCTTTGTCCTCGCATAATAATTCCAAATTGGATACTTCAACGTTAAGCAGATGTAGTTATACTAGTGGTCCCAAGCCAAGAAGACCAATCACAAGACTTTCAACAGAAATTGAAAAAGAAttggaaattaggaaatctgctgaaaaagaaattgaaaagccGGACTCATTAGCTGTAGAGCCAGAAGAATCCAGGGAAAAGAAAACTGAAGCCACCAAAAATCTTTCTAAGGGTGAATCTTCTATGGAGCCCAGCAAAGAGGAATATGATACAGCCCATGATTCTAGCAATTTTGTTCTAAATATCTTCAGTCGTAAACATTTGGCAAGTATTTCTGGAAATCTGGAAACTagcgaaaatatcacaaatcccTCAGCCTATGTCACTGCTTTTGATAAATTGAGTCATGTTACTACAAAAACTGATCATGTCATATCTAAGGCTTCCAGCGGGTTTGGAAGTATATCAGCAAGTAGTACATTAACCAGTGGCAGTCAATTTTTACCCAAAGTTTCCTCATCCAAAGTTGGAACAACTCCCTTGGAAAAATCGGAGGGGAAGAAATCTTCTTCTACCGAAAAATCATCACAATGTATTACAGTCCAGGGCTCCTATGAGTCAAATGTCTTTGCCATACCCAGTAAACCTGCTAAAGCCAATATCATCTCTCAAAAATCCTCTGAAGACCCAAGGCGATCAAATTCCCCAGAAAAATTGGCAGAGTGTTCCACTGTATTAGGTTCTTTTGATTATACTAGTTCTGTGGGTTCCAATAACATATTTGCCATGCCTAGTGAGGTGGCACATGTGGCAAAACCTACAGAGGAGCAAAAGAAACATATGTTGGATACCACTTTGGGAATGAGCACATACGATTTTTCGGTGTTGGATTCCACATCCGTACAGCAAAGTAAATCTTCTTTGATGGTAACAGCCAATGAGTTTTCTGAAAGGAAAGATGAAACTTCCAAGAGTCCATTGTCAATTGTGGCTACTGCCAAGGATAAGGAAGATTTAAAGAAAAAGGAGGAGGAGGATGAATCTGGAAAATCTGTTGGCTCATCAGAATTCCAAAAAGACCAGGAACAGCCAATGGAGATTACAGAAGATGAGGTGAAAGAAGAAAATGTCGCCGATGTTATTGACAAAAATGATGAATCAAGCAATGAAAGTGAGGCCAAACCCAAAAGGGCTATCGGAGATCTTTTGGATAGTTCAGATGATGATGACTGCATTGTATTGTCATCATCGTCTTCCTACATAGATGACAACGATTATGGGCGACCTTTTGAATTGCGGGAAAGTGATAATGAATGTGCTCTAAAAGGTGAGCATGGCGATATATCCAGTGAGAGAAGTTTCGATACTGGAGAATATGAGGGTTATGCAGATGAAAtgggtgatgatgatgacgatgataatGAGGATGAAGATGGGGATGGGGATGAAGAAGATGAAGCCCCTGATAATGAAGAATCCGAATCTATGGATCCTTCCGATAGGGGTGTGGTTGATGATTCAAATCAAATTTCTGATATTGTTGAAGTAATAGATGATTCTTCAGAAGCTACAAATACAGAACAAAATATGGTCTATCCCGATGAAAGCAATAGTGTAGATGTAAAACTGTTGGATGATTCCAGTTCCAGCAATAGCAATAAGGAAAGTGAGCAAATAGTTTCTACCACAATAACTGATACAAAGACTACCAAGACTTCTAAGGAAATTGGAAAGCAGGAAATGGAAAACATGGAAGCCAATATTAAAACAACCACCTTCAATATCTCGGAGATAAAAAGCGGGGATATTTCAATCCCTAACCCCAGCACAGAAATGCAAGCTTCAACAGCCAAGgaattggaagagaaaaattcggaATTGCCCCTTAATACGACAGAGAATAAAGAAGTCCTAGAAAGCGATAGTGCTAAGTTGGAAAaagaagatttcaaatcaatgaAAGATGATAGATCTTCGGACTCCATGCAATCACCCAAGGTAGAGGAAGAAt ctactgaagttattcgtgattCCGAAGATATTGTGGACACTTCTAAGACTCTAGAGACCACAGAGGAGGAACAAATTACACTAAGAATAGAAGACGGTGATTCTATGGATGTTCCAGAGGAAAAAGAAATCTCAAATTCCGAGAAAGTAAATGAAGAGGAGGATGCAAAGGTAGCTGAAACCATATCGAAAGGGAAACGTACACGCAGAATTTCTGTAACCTTAGACTCGGCGGTAGCTTCTCCTCGCCGGAGTACAAGAGGTACCTCTGTACCTCCTTTGGATTTGCAACAGTCTGCTGTTGTTTCATCTCCTAGACGTACAACAAGAGGAATTTCAATGCCACCAGCAGATATCGAAACGAAGACATCCACTCGCCGTAGTGTAAGAGCAACATCTGTTACTCCTGCCGATGTGGAATCTCCATCAATAGCGGTAGTGAAATCTCAAGCCGCTTCTTCTTCCTCTTCGCGCCGCAGTATAAGAGGTACATCAGTGCCACCAATAGAAGTGGGCGATGTAGTAGCATCTCCTCGTCTTAGAACTACCCGTGGTATATCTGTACCGCCACAAAGTGTAGCAGAATCTGAATCAACACCAGGTACTACTCCATCACGTAGACGTAGTTTGAGAGCATCTTCTTTACAACCCAAATACAAAATGGACGAGGAATCCGCCATTGAGAATGAAGGCACTCCAAGCAAACGAGAAAAACTAAAAGATTCAGAAGATCCCGATACTGAGACAAGAACAAAAAGAGGAACTTCTGTACCACCACCATCTGGTAAAGTGTCAACTCGTCGACGATCCATAATGCTGGATGCCATAAATGAAGATGCCACTGCGCCTTTGGACTCACCATCAGCCCATACACGTTTTAGAAGCCGTTTAAATTCGAACGATAGTGAATTGGATACATCTGTCGTTAGCAATGATCAACCACCACCAACTACTCAGCTTAAACGTTCACGTAGGTTATCTTTATCTGGCAGTGCTGCAGAATTGCCTTTAACTCCCAAGTTGACCAGACGCAACAGTGTAAGTTCACAACAGGAAGTCACTGGCATTTTAACACCTACACGTGCATTAAAGGGACGCAGTATTTTATCGGTACCCGAAGAAGGTGAAAGTAAGGAGTCCTCGGAGACCCCGCGCAAAAAAGCTGTCAAACGTAAAGTTAGTACAGATGAAAATCCGGAGGAGAAAAATCGCGAACCCGAAGATGAGGGAGAATCTGAATCAAGTAAGAAACGTAGTTCTCCCAAGACTGCTGAAGAATCAGAGTCTACATACTCTTCTTCAAGACGTTTGACTCGCACTCAATTGGCCATGATGGAAAAATCCAATATCCTTACCCAATCATCAGACATGGATAACCTTAGTAAAGATGATTCACCAACCAATAGCAAACGTTCTACCAGAGGCCGGCCTCGTTCCACAGCAAATGCATCGCATGAAAGTGATGATGCCGAATCGGTTTCTTCAAAGCGTAGCAATACCTCCAGTGCTACAGGAACAAAACGCAGGATAACAAGAAAATCAGCTAGAGATAAG GAGGATCACGAAGATGATAAAGTCAGTGTGGCTAGCTCAATGGGTAGTGACAAGAATATCAGATCCCGACGTTCCAAGGATAAAGGTtctccaagttcagttctttcaGCTATACCCGAGGAtg TTCCTGTTGAGTCGAAAAAGCGAGGTCGTCCCTCTACAAAGCATTAA